A genomic window from Camelina sativa cultivar DH55 chromosome 2, Cs, whole genome shotgun sequence includes:
- the LOC104740054 gene encoding pentatricopeptide repeat-containing protein At5g62370-like, protein MMLKAKALCYRLVKSRKATSCALPSESSPSTSVAAVSGDLRSRCLSLIVKLGGRGLVDSAREVIRRVIDGSSSISEAALVVDFAGNNGIELDSCCCGALIRKLTEMGQPGLAETFYNDRVIGNGMVPDSFVLDSMVFCLVKLRRFDEARAHLDSCIASGYVPSRDASSLVIDELCNQDRFLEGFHCFEQVKKGGSGLWLWCCKRLFKGLCDHGHLDEAVGMLDTLCEMTRMPLPVNLYKSLFYGFCRRGCAAEAEALFDHMEADGYVVDKVMYTWLMREYCKDNNMTMAMQLYLRMVEKSCELDPYIFNTLIHGFMKLGMLDKGRLLFSQMIKKGVPSNVFTYHIMIGSYCKEGNVDYALKLFENNQGVEDISRNVHCYTNLIYGLYKKGGLDKAVDLLMRMLENGIIPDHITYFVLLKMVPKCHELKYAMVILQAIFDNGCGIDPPVIDDPGRKIESLLEEIARKDVNLAAVGLAVVTTALCSQRKYTAALSRIEKMVNLGCTPLPFSYNSVIKCLFQEGVIEDFGSLVNLIQKLDFVPDLDTYLIVVNELCKNNDRDAAFAVIDVMEAVGLRPTVAIYSSIIGSLGRQGRVVEAEETFAKMLESGIQPDEIAYMIMINAYARNGRINEANELVEEVVKHFVRPSSFTYTVLISGFVKMGMMEKGCQYLDKMLEDGLSPNAVLYTSLIGHFLKKGDFKSSFTLFGLMGENEIKHDHVAYITLLSGLWRAMARKKRQVSVEPGKEKLLKRLLHTKSLVSYSSSLCNYGSKSFAMEVIGKVKKSIVPNLYLHNVIMTGYCAAGRLDEAYNHLESMQKGGIVPNQVTYTILMKYHIEAGEMESAIDLYEVADCEPDQVMYSTLLKGLCESKRPLDALALMLEMQKQGINPNEHSFDKLLQCLCYYRLTMEAVKVVKDMAALDFWPRPISHTWLIYILCEEKKLREARALFAIMVQSGRSLLNCTKPGLLRMLNQNQQL, encoded by the coding sequence ATGATGTTAAAGGCCAAAGCTTTATGTTATCGTTTAGTGAAATCAAGAAAAGCTACTAGTTGTGCTCTTCCTTCTGAATCATCTCCTTCCACTTCAGTAGCCGCCGTTTCTGGTGACCTCCGGTCTCGATGTTTGTCTTTGATAGTCAAACTTGGTGGGAGAGGTCTCGTAGACTCTGCTCGCGAAGTGATTCGTCGTGTTATCGatggttcttcttctatttCAGAGGCGGCTTTAGTTGTTGATTTCGCCGGCAACAATGGAATAGAACTCGATTCGTGTTGCTGCGGTGCATTGATAAGGAAGTTGACGGAGATGGGTCAGCCTGGATTGGCTGAAACTTTCTACAACGACCGTGTGATTGGAAACGGTATGGTGCCTGATTCGTTCGTTTTAGATTCAATGGTGTTTTGTTTAGTTAAGTTAAGGAGGTTCGATGAAGCTAGAGCTCATTTAGATAGCTGTATAGCTTCTGGTTATGTTCCTAGTAGAGACGCTTCTAGTTTAGTAATTGATGAGCTTTGTAATCAAGATCGATTTCTCGAGGGGTTTCATTGCTTTGAACAAGTGAAAAAGGGAGGCAGTGGTTTATGGCTTTGGTGTTGTAAGAGATTGTTTAAGGGTTTGTGCGATCATGGACACTTGGATGAAGCAGTTGGGATGTTAGATACTCTTTGTGAGATGACGAGGATGCCTCTGCCTGTTAATCTATATAAGTCTCTCTTTTACGGGTTTTGTAGAAGAGGATGTGCTGCTGAAGCAGAGGCTTTGTTTGATCATATGGAAGCTGATGGTTACGTTGTGGATAAGGTCATGTACACTTGGTTGATGAGAGAATATTGTAAGGACAACAATATGACAATGGCAATGCAGCTTTACTTGCGGATGGTTGAGAAAAGTTGTGAGCTTGATCCTTATATCTTCAACACTTTGATTCATGGGTTTATGAAGTTGGGTATGTTGGATAAAGGGAGGCTACTGTTTAgtcaaatgattaaaaaaggTGTGCCGTCGAATGTTTTCACATACCATATAATGATTGGTAGCTACTGCAAGGAAGGTAATGTTGATTATGCTTTGAAGCTCTTTGAGAACAACCAGGGTGTTGAAGATATATCCCGAAACGTGCATTGTTATACAAATCTTATATATGGGTTATACAAAAAGGGTGGATTGGATAAAGCTGTGGACTTGTTGATGAGGATGTTAGAAAACGGGATTATCCCGGATCATATTACTTACTTTGTTCTCTTGAAGATGGTTCCCAAATGCCACGAGCTTAAGTATGCTATGGTTATCTTACAAGCAATTTTTGATAACGGGTGTGGGATTGATCCACCAGTTATTGATGATCCTGGAAGAAAGATTGAGTCTTTGCTTGAGGAGATTGCTAGAAAAGATGTGAATCTTGCTGCTGTGGGACTTGCTGTTGTCACAACTGCTTTGTgttcacaaagaaaatataccGCTGCTTTATCTCGTATCGAAAAAATGGTCAACCTGGGATGCACACCCTTGCCATTCTCATACAATTCAGTGATTAAATGTCTATTTCAGGAAGGTGTCATCGAGGATTTTGGTTCTTTAGTCAATCTTATTCAAAAACTGGACTTTGTCCCGGATCTTGATACGTATTTGATAGTGGTGAATGAGTTATGCAAGAATAATGACAGGGACGCTGCGTTTGCTGTTATAGATGTAATGGAAGCGGTTGGACTGAGACCTACCGTAGCTATTTACAGCTCAATCATTGGTTCTCTTGGCAGACAGGGAAGAGTTGTTGAAGCGGAAGAGACGTTTGCCAAGATGCTTGAGTCTGGGATTCAACCTGATGAGATTGCTTACATGATTATGATCAATGCTTATGCGAGAAACGGAAGAATCAATGAAGCAAATGAGTTAGTTGAAGAAGTCGTCAAACATTTCGTTAGGCCTAGCTCTTTTACTTACACGGTATTGATCAGCGGGTTTGTGAAGATGGGTATGATGGAGAAAGGGTGTCAGTATTTGGATAAGATGCTTGAAGACGGTTTATCTCCAAACGCGGTGCTGTATACTTCGCTCATTGGTCATTTCCTCAAGAAGGGAGATTTTAAGTCTTCTTTTACATTGTTTGGTTTGATGGGAGAAAACGAGATTAAACACGATCATGTCGCGTACATCACACTGCTTAGCGGTTTATGGAGAGCTATGGCACGAAAGAAGAGGCAGGTTAGTGTTGAGCCAGGGAAAGAAAAGCTTCTTAAACGTCTTCTTCACACAAAGTCTTTAGTATCATACTCCTCTTCTTTGTGCAACTACGGATCAAAAAGCTTTGCAATGGAAGTGATTGGGAAAGTGAAAAAGTCTATAGTCCCCAATCTATACCTCCACAACGTCATTATGACTGGATATTGCGCTGCTGGGAGGCTGGACGAAGCTTATAACCATCTCGAATCAATGCAAAAGGGAGGCATTGTTCCAAATCAGGTAACGTACACTATTCTGATGAAATATCATATCGAAGCAGGGGAGATGGAGTCTGCTATAGATTTGTATGAGGTGGCAGATTGCGAGCCGGATCAAGTTATGTACAGCACTCTGCTTAAGGGTCTATGTGAAAGTAAAAGACCACTTGATGCTTTGGCTCTGATGTTAGAAATGCAGAAGCAAGGGATTAATCCAAATGAACACTCTTTTGATAAGCTGCTTCAGTGTCTCTGTTACTATAGATTGACCATGGAAGCGGTTAAGGTGGTTAAAGACATGGCTGCTCTTGATTTCTGGCCCCGTCCGATAAGCCACACTtggttgatttatattttgtgcgaagagaagaagttgagagaaGCTCGTGCTTTGTTTGCTATCATGGTTCAGTCTGGACGATCTTTATTGAATTGTACTAAACCGGGATTATTGAGAATGCTTAACCAGAATCAACAACTTtag
- the LOC104740046 gene encoding 21 kDa protein-like — translation MGETYRFNRHHFLTSLLIITAMLKSVHTITTNTEFVKSSCTFTTYPRLCFTSLSTQASLIQTSPKLMAHAALNITLASAKATSAMMVRLSSSRLNPREAAAMRDCVEELADTLDELRKSIGEMCRLSSSNYEVYMSDMQTWVSAALTDENTCTEGFDRDEMNGKTKVLVRGKILVVAHLTSNALALINHFASIHG, via the coding sequence ATGGGTGAAACTTATAGATTCAATCGTCATCACTTCCTCACATCTCTTCTCATAATCACAGCCATGCTCAAATCAGTCCATACAATAACAACAAACACCGAGTTCGTAAAATCATCATGCACTTTCACAACCTACCCAAGACTCTGTTTCACTTCACTCTCAACTCAAGCCAGTCTCATCCAAACAAGCCCCAAGCTCATGGCTCACGCGGCTCTCAACATCACATTAGCCTCGGCTAAAGCCACTTCAGCAATGATGGTACGTCTCTCGAGTAGTCGGCTCAATCCGAGAGAAGCAGCGGCCATGAGAGACTGCGTAGAGGAGTTAGCTGACACGTTAGATGAGCTTAGGAAATCGATTGGTGAGATGTGTCGGCTAAGTAGCTCGAACTATGAGGTCTACATGAGCGATATGCAGACTTGGGTAAGTGCGGCTTTGACAGATGAGAACACATGTACGGAGGGATTTGATAGAGATGAGATGAACGGGAAGACTAAGGTTTTGGTGAGAGGGAAGATTTTGGTTGTTGCTCATTTAACGAGTAATGCCTTGGCTTTGATTAATCACTTTGCTTCTATTCACGGCTAA
- the LOC104740028 gene encoding 21 kDa protein-like, giving the protein MAKQYLFLILTISYLFSLEFTAATTASSAGASKKAINFIQSSCKTTTYPALCVQSLSVYANDIQTSPKRLAETAIAVTLSRAQSTKLFVSRLTRMKGLKKREVEAVHDCVEEINDTIDRLTKSVQELKLCGSAKNQEQFAYHMSNAQTWTSAALTDENTCSDGFSGRVMDGRIKNSVRARIVNVGHETSNALSLINAFAKTY; this is encoded by the coding sequence ATGGCAAAACAATATCTCTTCCTAATCCTCACAATCTCCTACCTCTTCTCGCTGGAGTTCACCGCGGCCACAACAGCCTCATCAGCCGGAGCTTCCAAAAAGGCCATAAACTTCATCCAGTCCTCTTGCAAAACCACAACATACCCAGCCTTATGCGTCCAATCACTCTCCGTCTACGCAAACGACATCCAAACAAGCCCTAAACGTTTAGCCGAGACCGCTATAGCCGTGACATTGAGCCGTGCTCAATCCACGAAGCTCTTTGTCTCGCGTCTTACACGTATGAAGGGCCTTAAGAAGCGCGAGGTCGAAGCCGTCCATGATTGCGTCGAGGAGATTAACGATACCATTGACCGTTTGACCAAGTCCGTCCAAGAACTGAAGCTGTGTGGTAGTGCCAAAAATCAAGAACAGTTTGCGTACCACATGAGTAATGCTCAGACTTGGACTAGTGCGGCTCTGACCGACGAGAACACTTGCTCCGATGGGTTCTCGGGTCGGGTTATGGATGGTCGGATCAAGAACTCGGTTCGGGCTAGAATCGTGAACGTGGGCCATGAAACCAGCAACGCCTTGTCCTTGATTAATGCTTTTGCTAAAACgtactaa